The following are from one region of the Longimicrobiaceae bacterium genome:
- a CDS encoding cation diffusion facilitator family transporter: MQPSLKRYALLSLAAAVATIGLKAAAYAVTGSVGLLSDALESLVNLAAALIALYAISVAARPADEEHAYGHTKAEYLASGFEGGLIVVAAVSIGVVAVARLIHPRPIESLGLGAGVAILASLINLGAARVIGEAGRRYDSITLEADARHLMTDVWTSVGVVLGVVAAQTTGWHRLDPLIALAVAVSIVRTGFELIQRSMLGLLDTGLPEPLRDEITRILNSHREGGVEYHAVRTRQAGARRFISFHILVPGDWTVQRGHDLLETIEEEIRAAIPRCTVFTHLEPLEDPVSWADTALERSGENPGEE; this comes from the coding sequence ATGCAACCCAGCCTGAAGCGCTACGCTCTGCTGTCGCTTGCGGCAGCCGTAGCCACCATCGGCCTCAAGGCGGCTGCCTACGCGGTCACCGGGTCCGTCGGTCTGCTCTCGGATGCGCTGGAATCGCTCGTCAACCTCGCGGCCGCGTTGATCGCCCTCTACGCGATCAGCGTGGCGGCGCGACCCGCGGACGAGGAGCACGCCTACGGTCACACCAAGGCGGAGTACCTCGCCAGCGGCTTCGAGGGCGGCCTGATCGTGGTCGCAGCGGTGAGCATTGGCGTGGTGGCGGTGGCGCGGCTCATCCACCCACGGCCGATCGAGTCCCTGGGTCTGGGAGCGGGCGTCGCCATCCTGGCGAGCCTGATCAACCTGGGAGCGGCGAGGGTAATCGGGGAGGCGGGACGGCGGTACGACTCGATCACCCTGGAAGCGGACGCCCGACACCTGATGACGGACGTCTGGACCTCGGTAGGTGTGGTTCTGGGCGTGGTGGCAGCTCAGACCACCGGGTGGCACCGGCTCGACCCGCTCATAGCCCTCGCGGTGGCGGTCAGCATCGTGCGGACCGGCTTCGAGCTGATCCAGCGGTCCATGCTCGGGCTGCTCGATACGGGTCTTCCCGAGCCGCTACGGGACGAGATCACCCGCATCCTGAACTCCCACCGGGAAGGCGGGGTGGAGTATCATGCGGTACGGACGCGCCAGGCAGGAGCCCGGCGCTTCATCTCCTTCCACATCCTGGTACCGGGAGACTGGACCGTGCAGCGCGGCCACGACCTGCTGGAAACGATCGAGGAGGAGATCCGCGCCGCGATCCCGCGCTGCACCGTCTTCACCCATCTGGAGCCGCTCGAAGACCCGGTCTCCTGGGCGGACACGGCGCTCGAGCGAAGCGGTGAGAATCCGGGGGAGGAGTGA
- a CDS encoding SprT-like domain-containing protein, producing the protein MIGGTAGGNTAGTIERLLDEVARGGARFEAVVMTRNRRVMVSVGSGGRVLRLHEAFVEAPPEVLRAVGGLLSPIGSRRRAVARRVIKEFIASVVSAPAGRRARRVRSTDQPHLLRLQQEFDRVNHEHFGGALPRVPIFLSGRMRRRNGHFCLDPLEIVISRRLCEQADEGEAAATLRHEMIHLWQHMQGLRPGHGADFRRWAARLGVHPRAVREVGWRAG; encoded by the coding sequence GTGATCGGCGGGACGGCCGGAGGGAACACTGCGGGGACCATAGAACGACTGCTCGACGAGGTCGCCCGGGGAGGGGCGCGGTTCGAGGCGGTGGTTATGACCCGCAATCGCCGCGTGATGGTCTCGGTGGGGAGCGGAGGACGGGTTCTGCGGCTGCACGAGGCCTTTGTCGAGGCGCCGCCGGAGGTGCTACGGGCGGTGGGGGGGCTGCTGTCGCCCATCGGAAGTAGACGGCGCGCGGTCGCGCGCCGGGTCATCAAAGAATTTATCGCGAGCGTGGTCTCGGCGCCTGCCGGCCGACGAGCTCGCCGCGTGCGCTCGACCGATCAGCCCCACCTGCTGCGCCTCCAGCAAGAGTTCGACCGGGTAAACCACGAGCACTTCGGTGGGGCGCTCCCGCGCGTTCCGATCTTCCTGAGCGGCCGAATGCGTCGTCGCAACGGCCACTTCTGCCTCGATCCCCTGGAGATCGTCATCTCCCGCCGGTTGTGTGAGCAGGCCGATGAGGGCGAAGCCGCCGCCACTCTCCGCCACGAGATGATCCACCTCTGGCAGCACATGCAGGGCCTGCGACCGGGCCACGGCGCCGATTTCCGACGCTGGGCCGCGCGCCTGGGCGTGCATCCGCGGGCGGTGCGAGAGGTGGGGTGGCGGGCGGGCTAG
- a CDS encoding metallopeptidase family protein: MDFQTFEARAREIFESVPERFLEGIDGLEVSRRAVPHPSLPEVYTLGECLTEQYPSEFGGAGEVRSVVVLYYGSFLELSRIDEDFDWEAELYETITHEVRHHLESLATEDELEEIDYAEDQNFRRREGERFDPFFYRSGARRGAAAWEVDGDLFLEVHVERERGWPVELTHEGRRVLLERPEPLGEVHFLTIEEWSDDRHEVVAVLLPRRRWWEWLWGWLRRRPVEVREGSEGACG, encoded by the coding sequence ATGGACTTCCAGACCTTCGAGGCGCGAGCTCGGGAGATCTTCGAGAGCGTCCCCGAGCGCTTCCTCGAGGGGATCGATGGTCTGGAAGTCTCCCGGCGGGCCGTGCCTCATCCGAGCCTGCCGGAGGTCTATACGCTCGGGGAGTGCCTGACCGAGCAGTACCCGAGCGAGTTCGGCGGAGCGGGCGAGGTGAGGTCGGTGGTGGTTCTCTACTACGGGTCCTTCCTGGAGCTCTCCCGGATCGACGAGGATTTCGATTGGGAGGCGGAGCTGTACGAGACGATCACCCACGAGGTGCGGCACCACCTCGAGTCGCTGGCGACCGAGGATGAGCTGGAGGAGATCGACTACGCCGAGGACCAGAACTTTCGTCGCAGAGAGGGAGAGCGTTTCGATCCGTTCTTCTACCGTTCGGGAGCGCGTCGCGGCGCCGCTGCGTGGGAGGTCGATGGAGACCTCTTTCTCGAGGTCCACGTCGAGCGGGAGCGCGGTTGGCCGGTGGAGCTGACCCACGAAGGCCGGCGGGTCCTTCTCGAGCGTCCCGAGCCGCTGGGCGAAGTCCACTTCCTGACCATCGAGGAATGGAGCGACGACCGCCACGAGGTAGTGGCCGTGCTGCTGCCCCGCCGCCGCTGGTGGGAGTGGCTCTGGGGGTGGCTGCGGCGGCGGCCGGTGGAGGTGAGGGAGGGGAGCGAGGGGGCGTGTGGGTGA
- a CDS encoding glycine--tRNA ligase has protein sequence MADLDLMDKLVSLAKRRGYVFQSSEIYGGTGSVWDYGPLGVELKRNVKEAWWTTMVHQRDDIEGLDAAILMHPRVWEASGHVAEFTDPLVECRNCHRRYRVDILLAESGARELPEAQCPSCGKTGDWTEPRQFNLMFKTFMGPVEDESATVYLRPETAQGIYVNFLNVQQTARQRVPFGIAQVGKAFRNEITPGNFTFRTREFEQMEMQFFVEPGTDEEWFERWKEDRMTWMTEKVGLDPKRLRFYQHPPDKLAHYAKAAFDIEFFFGGTIGDDGWGEIEGVHNRTDFDLRRHQEYSGKRLEYIDPATQKRYLPYIIETSAGADRVTLAVLANGYREEEVEGETRVVLGIKPSLAPMKAGVFPLVKKDGMPERALKIHEALRQQGIPSFYDEAGAIGRRYRRQDEAGTPFCITVDGETLENGTVTIRDRDSMEQVRVDESHIEEYLRERIS, from the coding sequence ATGGCTGACCTCGACCTGATGGATAAACTCGTCTCCCTCGCGAAGCGGCGGGGGTATGTCTTCCAATCCTCCGAGATCTACGGCGGTACGGGGTCAGTGTGGGACTACGGTCCGCTCGGGGTGGAGCTGAAGCGCAACGTGAAGGAGGCCTGGTGGACCACCATGGTTCACCAGCGCGACGACATCGAGGGGCTGGACGCGGCCATCCTCATGCACCCGCGCGTGTGGGAGGCATCGGGGCACGTGGCGGAGTTCACCGATCCGCTGGTCGAGTGTCGCAACTGCCACCGCCGCTACCGGGTCGACATCCTTCTCGCGGAGAGCGGCGCCAGGGAGCTTCCCGAGGCCCAGTGTCCTTCCTGCGGAAAGACCGGCGACTGGACCGAGCCCCGGCAGTTCAACCTGATGTTCAAGACCTTCATGGGGCCGGTGGAGGACGAGTCCGCCACGGTGTACCTGCGCCCCGAGACGGCGCAGGGCATCTATGTGAACTTCCTCAATGTCCAGCAGACGGCCCGGCAGCGCGTGCCCTTCGGCATTGCGCAGGTGGGTAAGGCCTTCCGCAACGAGATCACCCCCGGGAACTTCACCTTCCGGACGCGCGAGTTCGAGCAGATGGAGATGCAGTTCTTCGTCGAGCCGGGGACCGACGAGGAGTGGTTCGAGCGCTGGAAGGAAGACCGGATGACGTGGATGACGGAGAAGGTCGGCCTCGACCCGAAGCGCCTCCGCTTCTACCAGCATCCGCCGGACAAGCTCGCGCACTACGCGAAGGCCGCGTTCGATATCGAGTTCTTCTTCGGTGGGACGATCGGCGACGACGGTTGGGGGGAGATCGAGGGGGTCCACAACCGGACCGACTTCGATCTTCGCCGTCACCAGGAGTATTCGGGCAAGCGGCTGGAGTACATCGATCCCGCAACCCAGAAGCGCTATCTGCCCTACATCATCGAGACCTCCGCGGGGGCGGACCGGGTCACTCTCGCGGTGCTGGCGAACGGCTACCGGGAGGAGGAGGTCGAGGGCGAGACGCGCGTGGTGCTGGGCATCAAGCCGTCGCTCGCGCCCATGAAGGCGGGCGTATTTCCCCTGGTGAAGAAGGACGGGATGCCGGAGCGCGCCCTGAAGATCCACGAGGCGCTGCGACAGCAGGGGATCCCGTCGTTCTATGACGAAGCGGGCGCCATCGGCCGCCGCTACCGTCGCCAGGACGAGGCCGGCACCCCCTTCTGCATCACCGTGGACGGCGAGACGCTGGAGAACGGCACGGTGACGATCCGCGACCGCGACTCGATGGAGCAGGTGCGGGTCGACGAATCACACATCGAGGAGTACCTGAGGGAGCGCATCAGCTAG
- a CDS encoding cytochrome c biogenesis protein CcdA, whose protein sequence is MSESNSIGLAVAFAAGLLSFLSPCVLPLIPSYVTFITGMSLDELTAAEGRRRSRAVMVHGALFVLGFTLVFVAMGATATFLGSLFAYASRWVERVGGVLLILFGLYLVGLLRVPGMSREWRMQLGDKPLGYLGTVLVGVTFGAGWTPCIGPVLGGILTLAATRESVGDGVGLLFVYSVGLAIPFLAAALLLDRFLGGVRKMGPWYPWVSRVSGALLILLGVLLLTGSFTTLSGMLIQWTPDFLVDRL, encoded by the coding sequence GTGTCCGAGTCCAACAGCATCGGCTTGGCGGTGGCTTTCGCCGCCGGTCTGCTCTCGTTTCTCTCGCCCTGCGTCCTGCCACTGATCCCCAGCTACGTGACGTTCATCACGGGGATGAGCCTGGATGAGCTGACCGCGGCGGAGGGAAGGCGGCGGAGTCGCGCGGTCATGGTGCATGGCGCCCTCTTCGTGCTGGGCTTCACCCTGGTCTTCGTGGCCATGGGCGCCACTGCGACCTTCCTGGGTTCGCTCTTTGCCTACGCCAGCCGCTGGGTGGAGCGGGTCGGCGGCGTGCTGCTCATCCTCTTTGGGCTATACCTGGTTGGTCTCCTGCGCGTGCCGGGTATGTCGCGGGAGTGGCGGATGCAGCTCGGGGACAAGCCGCTGGGCTACCTGGGCACGGTGCTCGTCGGGGTCACCTTCGGAGCGGGCTGGACGCCGTGCATCGGGCCGGTGCTCGGAGGCATCCTCACCCTCGCGGCGACGCGGGAGTCGGTGGGCGATGGAGTCGGGCTCCTGTTCGTCTACTCGGTGGGGCTGGCGATTCCGTTCCTGGCCGCGGCGCTGCTGCTGGACCGCTTCCTCGGCGGGGTCCGGAAGATGGGGCCTTGGTATCCCTGGGTCAGCCGCGTCAGCGGTGCATTGCTGATCCTCCTGGGAGTGCTCCTTCTTACGGGCAGCTTCACAACCCTTTCAGGCATGCTGATCCAGTGGACTCCCGACTTCCTGGTGGACCGGCTATGA
- a CDS encoding sodium-dependent transporter has translation MSERQQTFTSRWGMLLAMLGMAVGTGNIWRFPRIAAANGGGSFLVAWVIFLVIWSVPLLMVEFTMGKATRTGPIGTFSRIMGKSYAWMGAWVAFTSIAIMFYYSVVAGWTIRYFWAGLTGELEGEAPGALWSAYAGSGWAVLTHAIAMAIGLWIVARGVRGIEAAARIMIPSLFFLVLLLAIRAVTLPGSSDGLAFLFTPEWSDLANARVWLEALTQNAWDTGAGWGLALTYAVYMRQREDTSLNSFLLGFGNNSVSLLAGITVICTVFSVGPRLAEEVAKTPAGFEQAIETYPALADELEAAVPASVLASVAPRYGIDVGDGGIEGFFTNEDVPVEARLEVAREAGVLNGTLFSEAVLGSGQNGLTFIWIPQIFDTLPLGRVLTSIFFLALAFAALTSLIAMIELAARVLIDAGFTRRRAMILTGILGFLMGVPSALSMGFFENQDFVWGVGLMLSGFFFALAVVRYGVTRFRTELINAETSDLRIGRWWDGVIYLVLVQAIVLMGWWLYQATDFSDLAASLTPISPFNVGTLVFQWALALGIFIVINRRLARAG, from the coding sequence GTGAGCGAGCGCCAGCAGACCTTCACCTCGCGCTGGGGGATGTTGCTCGCCATGCTCGGCATGGCGGTGGGCACCGGGAACATCTGGCGATTCCCACGGATCGCGGCGGCGAACGGCGGCGGATCGTTCCTCGTCGCCTGGGTGATCTTCCTCGTCATCTGGTCGGTTCCCCTGCTCATGGTGGAGTTCACCATGGGGAAGGCTACGCGCACCGGGCCGATCGGCACCTTCAGCCGGATCATGGGGAAGAGCTACGCCTGGATGGGGGCGTGGGTCGCCTTCACCTCGATCGCCATCATGTTCTACTATTCGGTGGTGGCGGGGTGGACGATACGCTACTTCTGGGCGGGGCTCACCGGTGAGCTGGAGGGTGAGGCTCCGGGCGCTCTCTGGAGCGCCTATGCGGGCTCGGGATGGGCGGTTCTCACCCACGCGATCGCCATGGCCATCGGTCTGTGGATCGTCGCGCGTGGGGTGAGGGGGATCGAAGCGGCGGCCCGCATCATGATCCCCTCCCTCTTTTTCCTCGTCCTGCTGCTCGCCATCCGCGCCGTCACCCTCCCGGGGTCCTCCGACGGTCTCGCTTTTCTCTTCACCCCGGAGTGGTCCGACCTGGCCAATGCGCGCGTCTGGCTGGAGGCGCTGACGCAGAACGCGTGGGATACCGGGGCGGGCTGGGGTCTCGCGCTGACCTACGCCGTCTACATGCGACAGCGCGAGGACACTTCGCTCAACTCCTTTCTCCTCGGCTTCGGCAACAACTCGGTGAGCCTGCTGGCCGGTATCACCGTCATCTGCACCGTATTCTCCGTGGGTCCGCGGCTGGCTGAGGAGGTGGCGAAGACGCCCGCCGGCTTCGAGCAGGCGATCGAGACCTACCCCGCCCTCGCCGACGAGCTCGAAGCGGCGGTGCCCGCGAGCGTGCTGGCCTCGGTGGCGCCGCGCTACGGCATCGATGTCGGGGATGGCGGGATCGAGGGTTTCTTCACGAACGAGGATGTGCCGGTGGAGGCGCGCCTCGAAGTCGCCCGCGAGGCGGGAGTGTTGAACGGGACCCTGTTCTCCGAGGCGGTGCTGGGAAGCGGGCAGAACGGCCTCACCTTCATCTGGATTCCGCAGATCTTCGACACGCTTCCGCTCGGGCGGGTGCTCACCTCGATCTTTTTCCTGGCGCTCGCCTTTGCCGCGCTGACCTCGCTGATCGCGATGATCGAGCTGGCCGCACGCGTGCTGATCGACGCCGGCTTCACTCGCCGGCGCGCGATGATCCTGACCGGGATCCTCGGCTTTCTGATGGGGGTGCCTTCTGCGCTATCCATGGGCTTCTTCGAGAACCAGGACTTCGTCTGGGGCGTGGGGTTGATGCTCTCCGGCTTCTTCTTCGCGCTGGCGGTGGTGCGCTATGGCGTGACGCGCTTCCGCACCGAGCTGATCAACGCGGAGACGTCGGATCTGAGAATCGGTCGCTGGTGGGACGGGGTGATCTACCTGGTCCTGGTCCAGGCAATTGTCCTGATGGGGTGGTGGCTGTATCAGGCCACCGACTTCTCCGACCTGGCCGCGAGCCTGACGCCGATCTCTCCGTTCAACGTGGGCACGCTGGTCTTCCAGTGGGCGCTGGCCCTCGGGATCTTCATAGTGATCAATCGCAGGCTGGCCCGGGCGGGTTGA
- a CDS encoding SOS response-associated peptidase — MCGRFSLKTSPDTLERIFGRPIPAGYRPRFNVAPTQEVLALVSDHGETRFDMLRWGLIPFWARDPSIGNRMINARCETVAERGPFRDAYQRRRCLVVADGFYEWQTRPGGRYPMWVRTATGEPFAIAGLWERWRRGPEPILSCTILTTDANPFMARIHDRMPVILGAEEGERWLAEDAGEAELREILDGARSVELRAHEVSTLVNNPSNDVPECIEPVETVEETLTLPGFE; from the coding sequence ATGTGCGGACGGTTTTCACTCAAGACCAGCCCGGATACGCTGGAGCGCATCTTCGGGCGACCGATCCCGGCCGGGTATCGTCCGCGCTTCAACGTGGCCCCTACCCAGGAGGTGCTGGCGCTCGTCTCCGATCACGGAGAGACCCGTTTCGACATGCTGCGCTGGGGCCTGATCCCGTTCTGGGCGAGGGATCCCTCCATCGGTAACCGGATGATCAACGCCCGCTGCGAGACGGTTGCTGAGCGGGGTCCCTTTCGTGACGCGTATCAGAGGCGCCGGTGCCTCGTGGTGGCGGACGGCTTCTATGAGTGGCAGACGAGGCCCGGCGGGAGGTATCCCATGTGGGTGCGCACCGCCACGGGAGAGCCGTTCGCCATTGCCGGGCTCTGGGAGCGCTGGAGACGGGGTCCGGAGCCGATCCTGAGCTGCACCATCCTGACCACCGACGCCAATCCATTCATGGCCAGGATCCACGATCGGATGCCGGTCATCCTGGGCGCGGAAGAGGGGGAACGGTGGCTCGCGGAGGATGCCGGTGAAGCGGAGCTACGGGAGATCCTCGATGGCGCCCGCTCGGTGGAGCTACGGGCCCACGAGGTATCCACGCTGGTCAACAATCCGAGCAACGACGTACCCGAGTGCATCGAGCCCGTCGAGACGGTGGAGGAGACGCTGACGCTGCCCGGTTTCGAGTAG
- a CDS encoding radical SAM protein, whose translation MGVEGRIEEITANVLAGGRIDVADAALLWEHASDDELKRMAAAVRARYHTPGHATYLVMRIINYTNVCVAQCDYCAFYVLPNQDGGYVLTREEVFAKIDELIEFGGDLVGFNGGFNPKLPLHYYCDLFRAVRDRYGDRVEFYALTIAEFMYLADRAKLSFRQAADQLREAGVYWITGGGSEILTEGFRKRHAKFKYTVKEYFEAQRAVIEAGLRTTATMVIGFDETLDERLEHLQRTRDFQDETGGLFSFLCWTYKPYGTAFGGREISPREYLRHIALSRIFLDNIRHVRTSVLTLNEDAFRALDFGADDFDLPIEDEVTQKAGATINLDLEGLLEIPRRMGYTVSYRRPERPMLEVGVPSA comes from the coding sequence ATGGGCGTGGAAGGCCGAATCGAAGAGATCACCGCGAACGTGCTGGCCGGCGGCCGCATCGACGTCGCCGACGCGGCATTGCTCTGGGAGCACGCCAGCGACGACGAGTTGAAGCGGATGGCCGCGGCGGTGCGTGCGCGCTATCACACGCCCGGCCACGCGACGTATCTGGTGATGCGGATCATCAACTATACGAATGTCTGCGTTGCCCAGTGCGACTACTGTGCCTTCTACGTCCTGCCCAACCAGGATGGCGGATACGTCCTTACTCGTGAAGAGGTCTTTGCGAAGATCGACGAGCTGATCGAGTTCGGCGGTGACCTCGTCGGCTTCAACGGGGGCTTCAATCCGAAGCTGCCGCTGCACTACTATTGCGATCTCTTCCGCGCTGTGCGTGACCGCTACGGCGACCGGGTCGAGTTCTACGCCCTGACCATCGCGGAGTTCATGTACCTCGCCGACCGGGCGAAGCTATCCTTCCGCCAGGCCGCGGACCAGCTTCGGGAGGCGGGAGTATACTGGATCACCGGGGGTGGATCCGAGATCCTGACCGAGGGCTTCCGTAAGCGCCACGCGAAGTTCAAGTACACCGTGAAGGAGTACTTCGAGGCCCAGCGAGCCGTGATCGAGGCGGGGCTGCGGACGACCGCCACCATGGTGATCGGCTTCGACGAGACGCTCGACGAGCGGCTCGAGCACCTGCAGCGCACCCGCGACTTCCAGGACGAGACCGGCGGGCTCTTCTCCTTCCTCTGCTGGACCTACAAGCCCTACGGCACCGCCTTCGGCGGCCGGGAGATCTCCCCGCGCGAGTATCTCCGGCACATTGCCCTCTCACGAATCTTCCTGGACAACATCCGCCACGTGCGCACTTCGGTGCTCACCCTGAACGAGGATGCGTTCCGCGCCCTGGACTTCGGCGCCGACGACTTCGACCTGCCCATAGAGGACGAGGTGACGCAGAAGGCGGGCGCGACCATCAACCTCGATCTGGAAGGGCTGCTCGAGATTCCCCGTCGGATGGGCTATACCGTCAGTTATCGCCGGCCCGAGCGGCCCATGCTCGAGGTGGGGGTGCCGAGCGCGTGA